Genomic window (Dyadobacter fanqingshengii):
CATTGGTATTCTGGTACATTGGTCTAATTCCTGACCTTGCTACGATCCGCGATCGTGCCACAAGCAAAGTTTCTCGCTTGATGTACGGAACATTCGCAATGGGATGGGATGGATCAGCAAAAACCTGGGCGCGTTACGAATATATCAGCTTAATTCTTGCGGGTCTTTCCACACCACTTGTACTCTCGGTTCACACAATTGTAAGTATGGACTTTGCAACGTCGGTTATTCCAGGATGGCATACAACCATTTTCCCTCCTTACTTCGTTGCAGGTGCGATTTTCTCAGGATTTGCAATGGTGCAAAACCTGATGCTGATCACCAGGGTCGTTTACAAACTTGAAGATTACATTACATTAGAGCACATTGAAACAATGAATAAGGTGATCACATTGACCGGTTCTGTGGTTGGTGTGGCTTATATCACTGAGTTCTTTATAGCATGGTATTCGGGAGTTGAATATGAATATTACGCATTCTTCAACCGTATGACCGGACCTTACTGGTGGGCATACTGGGCGATGATGACATGTAATGTAATTTCTCCACAGCTTTTCTGGTCGAGAAAGTTGCGCAGAAGCATCACTTTCACATTCTTTATTTCAGTAGTGGTAAACATTGGGATGTGGTTTGAGCGCTTCGTAATTATTGTTACATCGCTTCACCGTGACTATATTCCTTCAAGCTGGGCAATGTTCTCGCCAACTCGTTATGACATTGGTGACTACATTTTCTCTTTTGGATTATTCTTTACCTTGTTCCTTTTGTTCTCAAAATATCTGCCTGTTATAAATATGGCGGAGGTTAAGGCAGTAATCCGTTCAACTTCTGCTAACCTGCCCACAAAAATTGCAGGTGTAGCGAAGGTAAGACAACGCGGGACGGCTGAGCCGGCTTTTGATAAGGACAAAGAATAATATAGACTGACAGGTATTTTAATATAAGTATTGATATGGCAGAATTATCTGGTAAATATTTGGTCGGAGTTTACGACGATGACGATACTGTTCTTCATGCAGTGCCAAAGCTCAGAAAAGCAGGAGTGAAAATAAAAGAAGTGTATTCTCCTTTTCCGATTCACGGACTGGATGAAGCATTGGGTCACCCAAGAACGAGGATCGGGATTGCCGCATTCATGTTCGGTGTGACGGGATGTATTGTCGCGTTAACTTTGATGATCTGGACAATGGGAATTGACTGGCCGATGATCGTTGGTGGAAAAGATCCGATTTCGATTCCTAACTATATTCCTATCACTTTTGAGCTTACTGTGTTATTTACAGCATTTGGAATGGTAACAACATTCTTTATCTCAAATGGCCTGGGACCCGGTACTCACTTTCATCCGAGATTTGATGTGCGCTCAACAGATAACAAATTTGTAATGGCGATTGATCTGGGAAGAAATTCAATGTCAGAAGACGAGATATCAAGAGCGTTGAAAGACAGCGGAGCAGAAGAAGTCAACATTAAGCAATTTTAATGGAGTTTGAGAAAATGAAATTTAAAAATTTATATAAATATCTGTTAGTTGCTGGCGTAATCCTTACCGCTGCGGCTGGTTGTACAAGGGATCCTAATGATCCTGGTAAAGAGTATGCGCCGAATATGTATCTCCCTGTCGGTTATGAACCTTACAAACAGGAGAAAGCCAATCCCATTAATCCAATGGGCTTGACAATGAGATTGCCCGTCGCAGGAACAGTCGCAAGACGTAATTATCAGACATCCTTCGGACAAGCAGATTCTGCCAGTACTGATTTGATGGTTTATAACATTCCGGCTGATAGCATTGCCATTGCCGAGCGTGATTTGAAAAATCCGATCCCGTTAAATGAAAATACTTTGGCGGAAGGTAAAGTGCTTTACGAAAGATATTGCCAGCATTGCCATGGCGCAACCGGAGCCGGAGACGGGAAAGTTGCAGCGATGTATAAAGGGGTTCCTAATTACGCGAGCGACGCCTACAAAAATCTGAATGAAGGTCATATTTTCCACGTCATTACTCATGGAAAAGCACGTATGTGGCCGCATGGATCTCAGATCAATCCTGAGGAGCGCTGGAAAATTGTGCATTACGTACAAAAATTGCAGAAGGGAGCTTAATTACTTTTTGATAACAGAGAAATAAAATAAATAATGGCATCAGCACATTCGATTCCTTCTATTGAAGAACGGTTTGAATTTACATCGGGGGCTAAAAGAAATTTAATTATAGGCGGTGGCATTGGTGTTGCGCTAATAGTATTGGGTGCTTATTTAGCGGCTAATGGCGGAGGCGGACACGAAGCTGCGGCACATGGTGCAGAAGCAGCTGCCGCAGTAGGACACGGTGCAGCTGAACATGGAGCTGCCGGACACGAAGCCGCAGCAGCAACCGGGCATCATGAAGCCAACTGGGTAACCCGTATCTGGGCTAACCTTTGGGTGAATGGTGTTTATTTCACAGGTATGGCCGTTGTTGGAATGTTCTTTATTTCTTATAACTATCTGGCTCAGGCAGGATGGTCAGCAGTATTCAAAAGAGTGCCCGAAGCGATGCCAGCATTTTTACCTGTTACCGGCGTTGTAATGTTGTTAACGTTTTTCTTCGGTGGCCACGATCTTTTCCACTGGACACATGAAGGCCTTTACGAAGTAGGCGGACCAGAGTACGATCCGATTATTGCGGGTAAAAGAGGCTTTTTGAATACACCGTTTTTTGTCTTCAGGCTTGTATTTTACTTTGTTGTATGGTACGGAATGTGGCGGGTGATCCGTAATTTGTCTTTGAAAGAAGATGAAATCGGTGGGACTGAGTTTTACGAAAAATCGATCCGTTTCGGAACTGCGTTTTTGGTTGTATTTGGTGTTACATCTTCAACATCCGCATGGGATTTCGTCATGTCGATTGACACACACTGGTTTAGTACAATGTTTGGATGGTACACATTGGCAAGCTGGCATGTTGCTGGTCTGGCTGTGATCACACTGACTATTGTAATGTTAAGAGAGCGTGGATATTTGAGAGCAGTGAATTCGAGTCACCTTAGAGATTTAGGCAAGTTTGTATTTGCGTTTAGTATTTTCTGGACTTATGTGTGGTTTGCACAGTTTTTGCTAATCTACTATGCCAACTTACCGGAGGAAACGATCTACTTCTTGGAGCGTTTCAGAGGACACGATGGTATTTTTAAAGCGCCATTCTTTATTACATTGTTCTTAAATTTCTTCTTCCCATTCCTTGTCTTAATGACACGCGATGCGAAGTATACACATTCAATTCTTAAAGTGGCTTGCTGGAGTGTGATCATTGGTCATTATATGGATTTCTATACCAATATAATGCCGGGAACACTTGGGTCAAGTGCAGGGTTCGGTCCGTTGGAATGGGGATTTTTCCTTCTGTTTATTTGTGCGTTCGGTTATTCAATTGCAAGTCAGTTAGAAAAGGCAAATTTGATACCAAGGAATCATCCGATGTTGGAAGAATCATTGCATCACGATATAGCCTAATTGCAAATCCAGTTTATCATCATGAATATTATTATCGCATTAGTTGCTCTTGTTTTTCTGGTTCTCACAGGCGTTGTGATATCCAGGCTTCAGAATGTTCTTAAAAATGTAAATAAAACCGATTCGCCTGATGCGGAGCCGTCGGGCAACAAATGGAATGGGGCGATGTTTATCGTCATTCTGATAGGTGGCGCGATCAGCATTACCTGGTCATATCTTCATGCAAGAGAGTACTTTTTGCCTGAGGCATCGTCGATACACGGTCGCAGAACAGATGATTTGTTTTGGTTCTCAATGGGTATTTTGACAATTCCATTCATTATTGTCAATTTCCTGATTTTCTTCTTTGCATGGAAATATCAGCATAAGAAAAACCATCGCGCTTCATTTTATCCTGATAATCACCGATTAGAACTTATCTGGACAATTGTTCCTGCTATTGTAATGGCCCTTTTGGTATTTACGGGGTGGAAAGCATGGTCTGATATCACATCTGACGCACCGAGAGATGCAGAAGTTATTGAGATCACGGGAAAACAATTTAACTGGATCACTCGCTATGGCGGTGTGAGCGATAACAAACTGGGAGATTACAATTACAAGCTGATTGATTCTCAAAATGAGGTTGGTATAGATCTTTCGGATGAGAATTCATTTGATGATTTTACCAATCCAAGTGAAATGCATATTCCTGTTAATCGCCCTGTATTGTTGAAAATTCGGGCTAGGGATGTTTTGCACAGTGTATTTATCCCTCACATGCGTGTGAAAATGGATGCTGTTCCGGGAATGCCGACCAAATTTTGGTTTGTTGCGGACAAAACAACCGCTGATATGCGCGCTGAAACAGGGAATCAAAATTTTGATTATGAAATTGCTTGCACAGAAGTTTGCGGGCAAGGACACTTTTCAATGAAATTGCGGTTGATAGTAGAAGACGAAGCGTCTTATAAGAAATGGTGTGCTGAGCAAGCGACTTTCCTTCAAACTTATCCTGAGTATCTTGCAAAAGTGCCGGAGAATTTGAAAGCGAAGGCGATGAAATATGTGCCAGCCGAAGCGGCAACTCCTGCTGATAGTTCAGCAACTTCCACAGGAGGAGCAGGATCAAGTACGAGTCTACGCTAATTTGTTAATTTAAATACATTAAAAGTATATGTCAGCTATTGAAGGATTGGAAACAGCTCATCACCACGAAACCGAGCATGAACACCACCACGAAGCACAAAACTTTTGGCAGAAATATATATTTTGTGAAGACCACAAAGTTATAGCGAAGCAATATTTGATCACCGGGATTATGTGGGCGGTGATCGGGATTTCCATGTCTGTGATTTTTCGTATTCAATTAGGTTTGCCGGATTCTAATCTTTCCTGGCTTAAACCTGTATTGGGTGGCTGGATCAGTGACGCGGGTAAGTTAGACCCAAATTTTTACCTTGCTTTGGTTACCATGCACGGAACCATTATGGTGTTCTTTGTACTAACGGCTGGGTTGAGCGGAACATTTAGTAACTTCCTTATTCCGCTTCAAATTGGAGCGCGGGATATGGCATCTGGTTTCATGAACATGTTATCGTACTGGTTCTTTTTCCTTGCCAGTGTTATCATGTTTGCTTCGTTGTTTTTGCAAGCAGGACCAGCAGCCGGTGGTTGGGTAATTTATCCGCCATTGAGTGCTTTGCCTCAGGCACACCCAGGCTCAGGAATGGGTATGACGCTTTGGCTGGCAAGTATGGCACTTTTTATTGTGTCTCAGCTTTTGGGAGGTATTAACTACATTACTACGGTTATCAACTTGCGTACCAGAGGAATGTCATTCGACCGTCTTCCACTGACGATCTGGTCTTTCCTGATCACGGCGGTTTTGGGTCTGATATCTTTCCCGGTTCTTTTGTCATCCGTATTACTGTTGATTTTCGACCGTCATTTCGGGACTAGCTTTTATCTTTCCGACATTTATATCAATGGTGAAGCGCTGCCAAACGTTGGTGGTAGCCCGATCTTGTTCCAGCATTTGTTCTGGTTCTTAGGACACCCTGAGGTTTACATTGTATTGTTACCAGGACTTGGTATCACTTCTGAAGTTATTGCTACCAACTCACGCAAGCCGATCTTCGGTTACCGTGCGATGATCGCATCCATGTTAGGTATTGCATTCCTTGCATTTATCGTGTGGGCTCACCATATGTTTGTTACAGGTATGAATCCATTCCTTGGATCTGTATTTATGTTCCTTACATTGATTATTGCCGTTCCATCTGCCGTGAAAGGATTTAACTATATTACAACACTTTGGAAGGGAAACATTGTTTTCACGCCCGGAATGTTGTTCTCTATTGGTCTTGTTTCATTGTTTGTATCCGGTGGTTTAACGGGGATTATCCTTGGAAACAGTGCACTTGATATTCAACTTCACGACACTTACTTCGTTGTAGCCCACTTTCACCTTGTAATGGGAGCTGCGTCTGCATTCGGACTTTTTGCAGGGGTTTATCACTGGTTCCCTAAGATGTTCGGTAGAATGATGAATACGACATTGGGTCAGATTCACTTCTGGTTGACGTTCATTGGTATCTATCTTGTATTTATCCCAATGCACTACGTTGGTATCGCAGGTTTCCCCCGCAGATATTACCAGTTCACCAGCTACGACTTTACGCATAAGTTCATGGATATGAACATGTTCATCTCTGTTGCTGCGATCTTATCGTTCCTGGCGCAGTTTATTTTCCTATGGAACTTCTTTTACAGCATTTTCAAAGGAAGAAGAGCGCCGCAAAATCCTTGGAATTCCAATACATTGGAATGGACAACGCCGATCAATCCTGGACATGGAAACTGGGTTGGAGAAATCCCTGCCGTTTACCGCTGGTCGTATGATTACAGTAAGCCAGGAGCGAAAGAAGATTTCATCCCACAAAACATACCATATTCTCAAACACTGGAATCAAACTTCCCGCATGAGAATGAACTGATAGCCACAGAAAAGGCGATTGAGTCACAAAATTATAATGACCAGTTCAACGCACATTGATATCAAGGCCAACCGGCGTTTTCGTCGGTTGGCCTTGAATACTGTCATTGTACTCTATTTTCTTATTATAGCGGGTGGGGTAGTGAGGAGCACGGGTGCTGGGATGGGTTGCCCGGACTGGCCCAGATGCTTTGGAAGATGGGTTCCGCCAACTGAAGTTTCGCAGTTACCAGCCAATTATAAGGAGCTTTACGGCGCAAAGCTTAAAGGTGAGATTGAATTTAATCCTGTTAAGACCTGGATTGAATATGTGAACAGACTTCTGGGCGCTTTTACAGGAGTAATGATCTTTCTGACCCTGCTAGCCTCTATTCCTTTTCTCAGATCCGGCAACAAGCGTATTTTTTATTACAGTTTGTCAGCGTTCATTTTGGTGGGATTTCAGGGGTGGCTGGGAGCCAAGGTTGTGTCCTTTGAATTGCTGCCAATTGTTGTTACGCTCCATATGCTGTTGGCTATTGTGATCGTATTTCTGCTCTTGTATCTTTTCACGTGGTCGGCTTACGCTGGCAATATTTTGCAGTTGAAAGAGTCGAGTAAGAAGGCAATTGGAGGGATTGGAGTTGTAGTTATTACATTGTCGCTGATACAGATCTTACTTGGAACACAGGTTAGGGAAGCAATGGATGAAGTGATTCAGAAATTGGGTTATCAGGCAAGGAGTGAATGGATCGATGAATTGGGCTTGAATTTCTACATACATCGGTCGTTTTCAATTCTTGTGTTTGTTGTAAATCTTTATTGGATTAACAAGATTTTTAAAGCAGAGGGCAAGGGATCGATAGCTGGGAAGATAGCCATTGCATGTTTTTGGATATTGATCCTTGAAATTGGAACGGGCATATTAATGGCCTATTTTGGCGTTCCGCCTTTTGCACAGCCATTGCATTTAACATTTGCGATCCTATTGATCGGGCTGCAATTTGTGATTTGGTTAGTAGTAAATGGGAAAAAGTATTTGAAGTATTCGTCAGATATTCGGTTAGCGAAAAGTACGATTTAGAAATAAATAATTGTAGTAATGATATCAGCTGAGGGAAGCTTAGGAGGCGTTGGGAAGATTAGAGAGAGAATAGGCGTTTTATTTGAGTTGCTAAAATTCAGGCTGGCATCGCTGATTGCATTTTCGGGTGCGATGGGTTACTGCCTGGGTGCGAAGGAAGTTGAAACAGGAAAACTGGTACTTTTTATCATTGCATCCATAGGCATTACAGGGGCAGCCAACATTATCAACCAAATTCTGGAAAAGGATTTTGATAAATTGATGAAAAGGACCACTAACCGACCATTACCGAGCGGAAGGATTACAGTGGATCAGGCAATTATCTGGGCTGTGTTTTTAGGCATAACGTCACTGGCGATATTTGTGTTGATATTCAACCTTAGCACAGGATTGATTTCGCTGTTATCGTTGGTTCTTTACGGTTTCGTTTACACACCTTTAAAAAGAGTTGGTCCGATAGCCGTTTTTGTAGGCGCTTTTCCAGGCGCATTTCCTCCAATGATTGGCTGGGTTGCAGCTACAAATCACTTTGGATTGGAGCCGGGCATTTTGTTTGCTATTCAATTTTTTTGGCAATTCCCACATTTCTGGGCTATTGCTTGGGTGCTTGACGAAGATTATAAGAGAGCAGGGTTCAAATTGCTTCCTGCCAATGGCTTGAAAGACGTTAATACGACTTTGCAAATAATGATTTATACCGTATTCCTGCTGCCCATTGGCTGGTTGCCATACGAATTGGGTATGACGGGAATCAATTCGGCTTTTGTCGCTACGGTATTTGGCGTTCTGTTTTTGGCTCAGACTTTCCACTTAATGCGCACTTGCACGGATAAAACGGCAAAGCAATTGATGTTCGGATCGTTCATATATTTGCCAATTGTGCAGATCGCCTTTTTGTTGGATAAATTGTGAAAATGAAAAATTAGTGAAAATGGAAAGTGTTCAGCAGTATAAAGTAGATAAAGAACCTCAGGCAACATTGGCTATGGACCCAATGAAGTTTATCCTGTGGTTATTTTTGGTTAGCATTATCATGTTATTTGCTTCTCAGTGCAGCGCATATCTGGTGAGAAGAGCCGAAGGGAACTGGCTTGAGTTTGCAATGCCTAAGATTTTCTGGTATAGCACCGGCGTTCTCCTGATGAGCAGTGCCGCAATGCAATGGGCTTTCTTTTCGGCAAAAAAAGATCAGTTCAAACAATTGAAAATAGCAATTTCTATTACTTTTGTACTTGGTCTGGCGTTCCTTTGGATGCAGTTTGAGGGATGGAAAGAGCTGGTTGCGATGAATGTTTATTTCGTTGGAAACCCTTCTGGTTCGTTTTTTTACGTGTTTACCGGATTGCACGGTTTCCATATTATCAGCGGGTTGATTGTTTTGCTTTATTCGCTGACAGCTGCATTTAAGTTGAAAGTGCATGCAAAGAATCTAAGACGTATTCAGATCTGTGCCACATATTGGCATTTTCTAGATTTACTTTGGTTATATCTTTTTGTTTTTTTATTGACTTTTAATTAATACTTTTTTCAATGGCTGCAAATGTAACAACACCTGGCGCGGTAGAACCCAAAATGTGGATGGGGGGAATTGAGCCTATGAAAGCAAGTTATGGTAAACTGATGATGTGGTTTTTCCTTATCTCAGATACCTTCACTTTCTCAGCCCTACTCGTTGCGTACGGTACAGCGCGGTTCAGCTTTCCGGCTTTTTCGGGAGATGTAGCTGATTTTACATTTTCAAACATGTATTGGCCTATTCCTGAGAAGGTTTATGAGGCAGTGCCTTTCCTTCACGGAATTTCCCTTCCCCTCGTTTTTGTTGGAATTATGACCTTTATTTTGATCGCGAGCAGCGTGACAATGGTGCTTGCCGTAGAAGCAGGACACCGTATGGATCGTGCGAATGTTGAAAAATATATGCTCTGGACAATCCTGGGAGGATTTACATTCTTAGGCTGCCAGGCTTGGGAGTGGGCTCACTTTATCCATGGTACGGACACTGGAAGTGTAATGAAAGTTATTGAAAACGGCACTTGGGTTGATAAAACAATATTCGGTGCAAACTTGACGGAAAATCAATACGGCCCTCCCGCATTTGCTGACTTCTTTTTCTTTATTACTGGTTTCCACGGAACGCACGTTTTTAGCGGTGTTATTCTGAATATTCTGATTTTCTTCCGTACAGCAACCGGTTTTTACGATAAGAGAGGAAGCTATGAAATGGTTGAGAAAGTAGGACTTTACTGGCACTTTGTAGATTTGGTGTGGGTATTCGTATTTACATTCTTTTATCTGGTTTAAATCATCCAATAATATTAATTCCTAATCAAATGTCGGAAGTACACCATATTCATAACCAGGATCCAAATGCAGGCGCTGAGCAACGCAAAGCAATCTGGAAAACTTTTTGGATTCTCCTTGTATTAACAGCAGTCGAATTCCTTATTGCTTTTACAGTTCCTCACGGAATTTTGAAAATCACCATTTTCATCGTGATGACAATAGTTAAGGCGTTTTATATTGTTGGAGAATTCATGCACTTAAAGCATGAAACCAAGTCACTGATCTGGTCTATTATGGTTCCCATCATATTTGTTGCCTGGTTGATATTGGCGCTTATGCTTGAAGGAAACGCAATTTTTGAGGCCATTTTTGATTAAGTAGTTCGCATGAAGAATTTTCCCAAGGCCGGATTACTGATCGTAACATTAGTAATACCGGCTTTGATTTTTGTAATGCTCAGGCTTTTCGCAACCAACCATTATGATCTTCCTTATTTTAATCCGCAGGTGGGTGGTGATGGAAAAGTGGTCATTGTTAATGGGGATACTGTTTTTCAAAAACGAGAAACATTGCAACTGGCCTCGGGAGATTATAAGCTTGGAAATGAGATCTCGGTAATCAGTTTTTTGCCAAAGGATTGCTCAGATACGTGCAAACTTGTATTGTCCAACCTGAAAAGGATTTATGACATGCGCAGCGAAGCGAATAGCTTAATCATTAAGACACTCTCGGAAGACAGTGTTCTGACGTCGTCAGCATATCCTGACGAATTGGGAAAGGAAGGTTGGGGAACATTACGAGTTACTAATACAGAAGCGGGCAACATCCTGAATGTCGAATCTGCTTCTTGGAAAGGGAAAGCTGAACTTTATCCTATTGAAAGCAGGTTAGTGTTGATAGACGGCAATGGTTACACAAGAGGTTTTTATGACGGTGCCGACCCTGAAGAAATTGATCGCCTGATGGCGGAAGTGAAGATTTTGAATTACGAGAATAAAGCGAGTGCGAATCCATAATTATGGCAACAGTAGTCTTAGAAAAAAAACCGAAATACGAACGCATTATCAACATTCTGGCGATTGTAATTCCAATTGCAGTTGCCGCTCTTTTGGGAATTCGGCAGAAAGTTGAATTAGGTGCATGGACAAAAGTGCTTCCTCACGTTATCGGTGTTATCAATACGCTGACAGCAATCTTTTTGATTGCGGGATTTTATTTTGTCAAAAACAATAACATTAGTGCGCACCGGAAAGCTATGACAGGTGCATTCCTGTTGGGCGCTGTGTTTTTGGTTTGTTACATTTTGTACCACATTTCAAATAAATCAACGCCTTTCGGTGGTGAAGGGTTTGTAAGGCCGATCTATTACTTTTTACTGATTTCGCACATTACATTGTCGATCGTGGTCGTTTGGTTTGTATTGCGTGCCGTGTATTTTGGTTATACCAATCAGATTATCGAACATAGGAAAGCAGTAAAATGGGCTTTGCCGATCTGGCTTTACGTGAGTATCAGTGGCGTTGTGGTTTACCTGATGATTAGTCCCTATTACGTATGAAAAATTTTAAGATAATATTCGGTTTCATAATGCTGTTTGTGCTTTCGGGCGTAGATGTTTGGGCCCAGTGTGCCATGTGCCGCGGATCAGTAGAGAGTTCTATGGGAAATGGCAGGAACAATGTTGGAGTCGGGCTTAACACCGGGATCATGTTTCTTTTTGTAATGCCGTACTTGCTGGTAGCCGTGATTGGTTATCTGTGGTATCGAAACAGCAAGAAGAATCTGCAAGAGCGACAATTTATTGCCTCCCGTGTGAAGCAAGCTTATCAAGGCTGAGAATCAAAATAATTTTATATAAAGCGAAGCAGCGATCTGTTTCGCTTTTTTTGTGACTTGATTGCAACGTTAATAATGTCATTTTGAGGCGTAGATCTGTAATTTGAAGCCTTTAATGAGAAACCCGGATCTATGCGACTGATACTTTTTCTTCTACTGTTCCTGAATGGCGCATTAGCAAATGCACAGGCAATTTCTACCTCCAAACCGTGGACTTTCTGGTGGTGGATGGGCAGCGCGGTGAATAAAAAGGATATTACGGTGCAATTGGAATACTTTCAAAAATCGGGAGTAGGCGGTGTCCACATTATCCCAATCTATGAAGTGAAAGGTTATGAATCGCAATCCGTCCCTTTCCTGACTCCGCAGTGGCTGGATTTGGTGCAGCATACAGTTCGCGAAGGCAAGCGATTGGACCTCGGCGTGGATTTGACCACAGGAACGGGTTGGCCGTTTGGCGGTCCAAATGTTACACCGGAGTTGGGGGCCAAGAATATGACAGTCAAAAACAACGAATTGTCAATTCAGCCGACCAAGCAAAAAGTGAAACGGGCTGCGCCGGGCGGAGAGGGCTTAGTCCTTGATCCGTTTCATGCAACCGCCATGTCACGTTATCTCACAAGATTTGATTCCGCTTTTGCTCGCAAGAAAGACTTGCCTCGCTCTATGTACAATGATTCCTACGAAGCATATGGCGCTAACTGGACGGATGATTTTTTAGAGGAATTTAAAAAAAGACGCGGTTACGAACTGGGTGAAAATCTAGCATTACTGACGGATTCAACTGGAAAAGCAGGCTCTGAACTGGTTCGGATCGATTACCATCAAACATTATCCGAGTTACTTAGAGAGCGGTACGCAAAGCCCTGGACAGATTGGAACACCAAACACGGTTTTCTAACGCGATATCAAGCGCACGGTTCCCCGGGGAATCTGTTGGATCTGTACGACGCTGCGGACATTCCGGAAACCGAGTCTTTCGGAACCAGCCGCTTTTCCATCCCCGGACTTCGCATTGATCCGGATTATTCCATCGACCAGTTTGGGACGCCTGATCCTTTGGCGATGAAGTTTGCATCATCCGCCGCGCATTTTTCTGGTAAGAAACTGGTGAGTTCAGAAACCGGAACGTGGCTTGCTAATCATTTCAAAGTCTCGCTATCGCAGGTCAAGCCGCAGATCGACGAGCTTTTCACTGCGGGTATTAATCATATTTTCTACCATGGGAGCACTTACTCGCCTGTGCAAGAGCCATATCCGGGATGGCTATTTTATGCTTCAACCAACTTTGGATCGACCTCACATTTTGCTGAGCACTTTTCGTTGCTGAATAAATACGTACAGCGCTGTCAGGAACTGCTTCAAAATAGCAAGTCGGATAATGATGTGCTGGTCTATTTCCCTATTCATGATCTTTGGGCGACGAAGGCCAAGTCTTCCGGCAATGTGCATTTATTGGAAGTGCATCATGTCGATCGCTGGTTGTTGGATCTTCCTTTTGGTAAGCTCACCCAACAGCTTTGGAAAAAGGGTTTTGGTTTTGATTATGTTTCGGATTTGCAGCTTAGCCGCTTAAAATTGGATGGCAATGGTAATCTCACAAGCGGAAATGCGGTTTACAAATCCCTCATCATTCCCGTAAGCACTTACATGCCCGAAGAAACATTAAATGAATTGCAACGATTGGCAGCAAAAGGAGCGAAAATCATTTTCCAAAATCATTTCCCCGAAAAAGCAACGGGTTATTCCACTGGTCCCGAAAAGCAAAGCAGCTTCCTGGATGAATTAACAAAGCTAAAAAAAGAGAAGAATGTCCGTGTTTCCGATGATTTTGAGAAAGAACTGATTGCCAGCGGGGCACTACGGGAATCGTTTGCCGAAGAGGGCTTGACATTTATTCGTAAAAAAACACAGGATAATAAACGGCTTTATTTTGTCGCGAATTTAGGTGATCATTTTAAGGAAGGTTGGGTTAAGGTTAACATTACTGGGGCATTTGAAAAACTTGATGCATTGGATGAAGAGGCTTCCTGGGAACCACTTTCACGAAATGGATCGTCGATTTACTTAAAACTTTTGCCTGGGCAGTCATGCTTTTTAAGAGAATCGGTCAAGGATGCTGGACCTGAGCAGCACAGCATTGCAAACAAGGAACTTGAAATTAAAGGCAATTGGAATCTTCAATTTTTAAAAGGC
Coding sequences:
- a CDS encoding glycosyl hydrolase, which produces MRLILFLLLFLNGALANAQAISTSKPWTFWWWMGSAVNKKDITVQLEYFQKSGVGGVHIIPIYEVKGYESQSVPFLTPQWLDLVQHTVREGKRLDLGVDLTTGTGWPFGGPNVTPELGAKNMTVKNNELSIQPTKQKVKRAAPGGEGLVLDPFHATAMSRYLTRFDSAFARKKDLPRSMYNDSYEAYGANWTDDFLEEFKKRRGYELGENLALLTDSTGKAGSELVRIDYHQTLSELLRERYAKPWTDWNTKHGFLTRYQAHGSPGNLLDLYDAADIPETESFGTSRFSIPGLRIDPDYSIDQFGTPDPLAMKFASSAAHFSGKKLVSSETGTWLANHFKVSLSQVKPQIDELFTAGINHIFYHGSTYSPVQEPYPGWLFYASTNFGSTSHFAEHFSLLNKYVQRCQELLQNSKSDNDVLVYFPIHDLWATKAKSSGNVHLLEVHHVDRWLLDLPFGKLTQQLWKKGFGFDYVSDLQLSRLKLDGNGNLTSGNAVYKSLIIPVSTYMPEETLNELQRLAAKGAKIIFQNHFPEKATGYSTGPEKQSSFLDELTKLKKEKNVRVSDDFEKELIASGALRESFAEEGLTFIRKKTQDNKRLYFVANLGDHFKEGWVKVNITGAFEKLDALDEEASWEPLSRNGSSIYLKLLPGQSCFLRESVKDAGPEQHSIANKELEIKGNWNLQFLKGRPSIPATANLNELKTWTSLSDSAVYFSGTARYEIHFDCPDNVLKSGLKILDLGDVREVAAVKLNGKPIGTAWSIPFQLSISDKLKAKDNVLEIEVTNLSANYMRLRDTQKPDWKKFHDINIVDITYKKFDATKWEPMPSGLLGPVKILFR
- a CDS encoding DUF420 domain-containing protein, producing MATVVLEKKPKYERIINILAIVIPIAVAALLGIRQKVELGAWTKVLPHVIGVINTLTAIFLIAGFYFVKNNNISAHRKAMTGAFLLGAVFLVCYILYHISNKSTPFGGEGFVRPIYYFLLISHITLSIVVVWFVLRAVYFGYTNQIIEHRKAVKWALPIWLYVSISGVVVYLMISPYYV